Proteins encoded in a region of the Benincasa hispida cultivar B227 chromosome 2, ASM972705v1, whole genome shotgun sequence genome:
- the LOC120071900 gene encoding GDSL esterase/lipase At1g74460 translates to MNSSVPSLCFLIFTLFSAAAIQLCHCKTVQFIFGDSLSDVGNNIYLSRSLAQANLPWYGIDFGNGLPNGRFSNGRTVADIIGDEMGLPRPPAFLDPSLTEDVILENGVNYASGGGGILNETGGYFIQRFGLYKQIQLFRGTQELIKAKIGKEKAKEFFEEARYVVALGSNDFINNYLMPVYSDSWKYNDQGFVTYLMETLRDQLKLLYGMGARQLMVFGLGPMGCIPLQRVLSLSGDCQERTNNLALSFNKAASNLLDGLANRLPNATYKFGDAYDVVADVISNPGKYGFNNSDSPCCSFGRIRPALTCVPASVLCKDRSKYVFWDEYHPSDKANELIANELIKKFGFLRVNQPGAPSPAPESDPNSAPAAAADPSPPPFISPSPN, encoded by the exons ATGAATTCCTCTGTACCATCACTCTGTTTTCTGATATTCACTCTGTTTTCAGCCGCCGCCATTCAGCTCTGCCACTGCAAGACAGTGCAGTTCATTTTCGGCGACTCGCTGTCCGACGTCGGAAATAATATTTACCTTTCAAGAAGCCTTGCTCAGGCAAACTTGCCCTGGTACGGCATTGATTTTGGCAATGGACTCCCTAATGGAAGGTTTAGCAATGGCCGCACTGTTGCTGACATTATTG GTGATGAAATGGGTCTTCCCAGACCACCAGCTTTTCTTGATCCCTCCTTAACTGAAGATGTAATTCTAGAAAATGGAGTGAATTATGCTTCTGGAGGTGGAGGAATCTTGAACGAAACTGGAGGATACTTT ATTCAACGATTTGGTCTGTACAAACAAATTCAGCTGTTTCGAGGCACACAAGAATTAATCAAAGCAAAAATAGGGAAAGAAAAGGCCAAGGAATTCTTCGAAGAGGCTCGATATGTTGTGGCTTTGGGAAGCAATGACTTCATAAACAACTATCTCATGCCGGTTTACTCTGATTCTTGGAAATACAACGATCAAGGCTTTGTCACTTATTTGATGGAAACGCTTCGGGATCAACTCAAG TTATTGTATGGGATGGGAGCAAGGCAGTTGATGGTCTTTGGGCTGGGACCAATGGGCTGCATTCCTTTACAAAGGGTGCTGAGTTTGTCGGGAGACTGCCAAGAGAGAACCAACAATTTGGCCCTTAGCTTCAACAAAGCGGCTAGTAATCTTCTCGATGGATTGGCCAACAGACTTCCAAATGCCACCTATAAATTTGGAGATGCTTATGATGTTGTCGCTGATGTTATTAGCAACCCCGGAAAATATG GCTTTAATAACTCGGATTCGCCGTGTTGCTCGTTCGGGAGGATCCGACCTGCCCTTACCTGTGTTCCGGCGTCGGTGTTGTGCAAAGACAGAAGCAAATATGTATTTTGGGATGAGTACCACCCTTCCGACAAGGCTAACGAGTTGATTGCTAATGAACTCATTAAGAAATTCGGGTTTTTGAGAGTTAATCAACCCGGAGCTCCGTCGCCCGCCCCTGAATCCGATCCGAATTCGGCCCCAGCTGCGGCTGCGGATCCATCTCCTCCTCCATTCATTTCTCCATCCCCAAACTGA